From Lytechinus variegatus isolate NC3 chromosome 16, Lvar_3.0, whole genome shotgun sequence, the proteins below share one genomic window:
- the LOC121430383 gene encoding uncharacterized protein LOC121430383, translating into MKWQSIFLLMCVITSAILMTYMTRLYDHPHYAKIIRPRPTVGPPIRRSWPPADWWRPSSSKLRGSTSKRKNLGKEKIPDTTPSSEPENVTGDVIPPIAFDANTSYTISHDVEDKTEDPTSCTHQDNVVFIKTHKTGSTSLSHIVNRYGFTHNLSFVFNRLSPTNGHLVYLPLNANSPRTHFLPPIGVRPGDFSKYKYNMLAVHVRYNRKAMDTFMKPNTHYITIIRDPGTQFESAFTHFQLDDSFLMQEKMQYTTMKARLTQFFAKPDFYRKRLKSMKWEGKMGLRWYYAKNNQAFDLGLDHVYHNDKTKVEEYIKKLDREFRLVLITEYFEESLVVMRRLLCWSLEETLYVAKNVRPNPANIPESLRNKMRQWNNVDTQLYEHFNRTLWEKISRYGPDFQTDLSEFRRRLKETFESCVGGTEVKAQGHYFHWIEYKPRKDSNKLCAQIAESKNALFSAIWRRQQIPVARSPPKPRSRNMGLPFETQQLRRYPSAKYILSRHKPPKQIKPPPKAAAAKGVSKGAGPPPPKAVPASKPLPPQPAQKIIRHVILANKTSNSQPGVDEMNDDDSSSVLVVHETAKMLSDKLKSERLVNATAEGTRVKPVLTYKKNR; encoded by the exons ATGAAATGG CAGAGTATCTTTCTTCTAATGTGCGTAATAACTTCAGCCATTCTGATGACCTATATGACAAGACTCTATGATCATCCCCACTATGCTAAGATCATTAGACCAAGACCGACTGTTGGACCTCCTATCCGCAGGTCATGGCCACCTGCCGATTGGTGGCGCCCTAGTTCGTCCAAACTCAGAGGTTCGACTTCCAAGCG GAAAAACCTTGGAAAAGAAAAGATCCCTGATACCACACCTTCCTCCGAACCAGAAAATGTCACTGGTGACGTCATTCCACCCATTGCATTCGATGCTAACACCTCCTATACGATAAGCCATGATGTTGAGGACAAGACCGAAGACCCAACGTCCTGTACTCACCAGGACAACGTTGTCTTCATCAAGACACACAAGACCGGAAGCACCAGTCTAAGCCACATTGTCAACCGCTACGGCTTCACCCACAACCTGTCGTTTGTCTTCAACCGCCTTAGTCCCACTAACGGACACTTGGTTTATCTGCCCTTAAATGCCAACTCTCCCAGGACCCACTTTCTCCCTCCGATAGGCGTCAGACCAGGTGACTTCTCCAAGTACAAGTACAACATGCTTGCCGTTCATGTGCGTTATAACCGTAAGGCAATGGATACCTTCATGAAACCAAACACTCATTACATAACTATTATCCGGGATCCTGGTACCCAGTTTGAATCAGCTTTCACCCATTTCCAGTTAGATGACTCTTTCCTTATGCAAGAGAAAATGCAGTACACCACAATGAAGGCAAGACTGACGCAGTTCTTTGCAAAGCCAGACTTTTACCGGAAGCGTCTCAAGTCCATGAAATGGGAAGGGAAAATGGGCTTGAGATGGTATTATGCCAAGAACAACCAAGCATTTGATCTGGGTTTGGATCATGTGTATCACAATGATAAAACCAAGGTGGAAGAATATATCAAGAAATTGGATCGCGAGTTCAGGTTAGTTTTGATAACGGAATATTTCGAGGAATCTCTGGTGGTCATGAGGAGATTGCTCTGCTGGAGTCTGGAGGAAACACTGTACGTTGCCAAGAATGTTCGTCCAAACCCAGCTAATATACCAGAGTCCCTACGAAATAAGATGAGACAGTGGAACAACGTAGACACCCAGTTGTATGAACACTTTAATCGTACACTATGGGAAAAGATATCAAGGTATGGTCCCGACTTCCAAACTGATCTTTCGGAATTTCGCAGACGTTTGAAGGAGACATTCGAGTCGTGTGTTGGTGGGACAGAAGTAAAGGCTCAAGGTCATTACTTCCACTGGATCGAGTACAAACCACGCAAGGATTCCAATAAGCTTTGTGCGCAGATTGCAGAATCGAAGAACGCCCTCTTCTCTGCAATTTGGCGAAGGCAACAGATCCCTGTAGCCCGATCACCTCCTAAACCTCGGTCGCGTAATATGGGGCTTCCGTTCGAAACACAGCAACTTCGACGTTACCCATCCGCCAAGTACATCCTTAGTCGCCATAAACCACCCAAACAGATCAAACCCCCTCCGAAAGCAGCCGCAGCCAAAGGAGTGAGCAAAGGTGCAGGACCCCCGCCGCCGAAGGCGGTACCTGCTTCAAAACCTCTTCCTCCTCAACCCGCACAGAAAATTATTAGGCACGTTATCCTTGCCAATAAAACATCGAATTCACAGCCAGGAGTAGATGAGATGAACGATGACGATTCCAGTAGTGTCTTAGTTGTCCACGAAACTGCCAAGATGTTAAGCGACAAGCTGAAGTCTGAGAGGCTAGTAAATGCAACAGCGGAGGGTACTCGAGTAAAACCGGTTCTGACGTACAAGAAAAATAGATGA